tgagcgtagtaagggattcaaaagcgcacgagatgtaaataactttgatctcgtgtagtacacaaaatttttcaccctaagcagtgagaacatacctagagggacagagataatagaacccaagtaattcgaacttgtattagaccccgcatgttgaaatgacatttcactataaaggtcacttgaatgtcattttgtctcactcagtgagcaaaatgctattttgctcactgagtgagacaaaatgactcagtgagcaaaatcgcattttgctcactgtttttaagaagcaaagtacccttgttcgagctgctgaggtgaaaatactttatcgtcactgatgaaggggggcggcaaatcaaaatggcccggggcgccaaatttgtaaatacgcctctggtggtaacagactatcgcaccgcaccaaggtcattgtgcgacgcaacCATAAggaagagcgagaaagcgatatctctttctcgctcttacttatcggtgcgtcgcacaatgagcttggtgcggtgcgatagtgttaCTGCCTTAACTTGCTGCGTTAATGTCTCAAAAATACTCAAAATATGCGGGTTCTATGCACCATGTGCAATTACATTATTGGAAAACGCAAGGATCTCgatagtgagtattatattctcaGATCGATACCCACTCGATTCCAAAGGAAtgctatttatttgtaaaaggtACATCTCTAGTTATGTCACTCAACTCGCAACTGTCATTGCTTTttgacatataaataaaacacaaagtgcacatagtaataatatttcggcttattgttttttttatgttcagGGTTTCTGTAATTGctacatttttttcttattaataatattaattcttctattgtattgtattaccAGTCATAAGCAGCATAAGCTTAAAAGTCGGTAAAGTACAagataattaatttttattcatttaactGGTGATACAGTCCCTTCATTATTCATTGTATAAATGGGTGATATAGTGGGTAAGTTACATGTTatacaaacatttatttatatttaagctacttattaatttcgtttagtagtaccactgtatatatcttgtatgtaaataaatgattttttctttaaaaaaaatacctatatgATTATTGCTcctaataaaaacaatattatttagAGATCACAACTTGGCCGAAACATCTTAATGCTTTCTACAAAATCACAAGCAATGCCCTGGCATTTGAAGTTAAAGCTGCAGGCAATGCTGCCTTAGGGCTGTCTCGTAAACCAGCCAACAACTGCGACTTTTGGGTAAAATGTTCACACTTATTTTTACTTATCTACTTATAATTTTTAGATGTTCCTGTTAGGGGAATTATCTTTAAGGGTAGGTATTATAGGAATTGTTTAAGAGCTATGCTATAGAAACTAATTCATTTTGTAGATCCACAAATTCAGGAGCTAGACCATGTAATATAAGATACATTACATGTAGCTATCCCTATAGTGTTAGTCTTTTTATTGGGCAATGCAGCATGAAAAGTTATGTGACAATGTGGACTGATGATCAGGTTAAGATTGCAGGGACAACATAGGACCAATTGTTTTGGAGTATTGGCAGTTCTTGCCCAGTCAATGAAATCCTAATTACAGTCACATCAAGAATTTGGCTTAATATTTACCAAATTAAATCTCAACTTAGACCAactgtgtcgcttaacttcaaactcgggtaaatccattcaaccctctcagcaaatatctaccctattaccttttcttaataccaaaatcgcataatctgacacaTGGATTTAcccaagtttgaagttaagctacTCAACTAACCACTAAAAGTCTCTAAAGTCTTAAATCAAATTTGCTTATAATCAATTTAGATAGTATTGGGGGAAGGCCAGCGATGCTTTATCAAGAAGATGAGCAGTCGTCACTGTGAGTCGGCGAGCACACCTGGCATTCTAAGTGCCGATGAGTACCACAAGTTCTGGCTAACCTGGTGCAATGGCTGTGTGCGTCTCGGCAGAGATGGATACTCTGATCCCATAGTCTCCTGTATCAATGATGTGCATGACATGAAGTATGTCACATTCTCGGTTGTTGAGCAGAGGAATCCTGTGCAATGGAGGTTTGAAAGTAATTGCAACCATAGTATGTctataaattatgaaaaaaaaaatgtgtttattttcaGACAACAAGGTCCATGTATTGTGCTTTATATTTGCTTTTTttgtgcttttttttttaattatgctTATATTTTTGTGCACAACATGCATGCTTGaagataaaacattattttagttttattttaactttttctctcgcgcatgagaggaggcctgtgcccagcagtgggacgtatataggctgatagttaatttaacttttttttactatttcatcaactcaaaattttcaaatattttgaAAAGCGGAACAAATAGAGTTGTTTttctaattatatttttgaatgTTTTAGTACCACCATCAATAGaaaagaccaaattcaagcccaTAACAGGTAGTGAGCTTCAGTGGGTCACGTATGAGCCCGGACGAGATCTGCCTGAAGAGCTGCTAGTGGGCGGGTTTGAGAAGGAAAACTTGTACATCGCCCGAGCCAAGCACAGGGGTTCATTGACCCCTGGAAAGTATGTGCGGTCCTTGGGCAAGGCTTATATACCATGGGGAGGACAGTCTACTGAGAAACCAGAGTTTGAGGTAATTTTAACAGATTGATCATTGTAAATCTTATGACAATGAGCTAAGGTCTACTTCTATCAATGGTCCAATAAATGTGGTTTTAgtataacataacataaatattatcttctgAAGTTATGATTGTCATGGTGTGGTCAACTAGTGTTTGTATGAGATAAATCCATAGGTGTCCCATGCACTTTATTTACTAATTCGAATGCATTGAAGTCATTACTCCCTTTTCagtaactatagttcgttttttttagcattagaaaaaaggtaaacaatcttgatgtgtcttttaattgaaaaacacattttaaaaataagtcacggcaaatatgtaacaattatgaacctaatacgatcatttatatttttctgctttcataagtaatagttactgatttttaaaaagcgtttttcaattaaaatacatgtcaagatcgcttaacttctttctaatgctaaaaaaacgaactataaatattacaaacaataaattattcttcCCTATTTTATCATTATTTCATCTCAATTATAGCTACTCTGTGGCTTTGACGGATTTTGGGTCCCCACCTGTGACGACAAAATACCAGTAGGCGCGTTCATTGCCGGCTATTCTGAAGACAACCTCGAGAGGCTCTACATCGGACGCGCGTTGTATGAGGGACATCTCATCCCTGGCAAAGTAGCCCCTTCACACAAAGTTTGCTACATACCCTATGAAGGCAGAGAAATATCCATGAAAAAGTTCGAGATCTTAGTCTCTCCGAAAGAGAATGACAGATGCGTTAACAAAATATTCGTATCGGACAGAGTGTCATATGTTCAGCCAGATATTGAAGAGTATGATGTGCCAGACTCCGATTACTCTAATGAAACTGATGAGGAGAATGTGTAAGTGTTTAATgcagtttatttttatcataCAAAATTACAATTACTTAATTCCTTTTTGGACCAAAATCCATTTACTTGTGTTTAATCAcaaagttacaagttacaaattTTCAAGTCCAACACCGGCAACAATGGTCAACCTCAACCACCCTTCCGAATGTATGACTGTTAGAACTAAGGTTAGAACGATGTTGCCAGTTAGAGATAAAATTTTAGACTCTGGTTTTGCTTGTTGTGCTTTTCattttaatatgtattatatgtacTTATAGGTGGAATATAAATAGGTTATTGAATATTGTGATTTACCTATACTCAAATCAATTATTTATGAGTATGAGTACAGTGTCTGTAtgcctttttattttattttctaataaCTTAACAATTTAATTCTTAACCCGTACCATATACTGATAAAGACTGTTTGATTTATTTGCAGTGCCTTCTGAAGATCCTGAAGACTGCCCTGGTTCTCTCCtgatgataaaatattttaactttatttgaAAAGGAAACACTCTTACTTAAAACCTAGTCCTCTTTTCAGAAGGTAAGTAATTCTGTTCGATCTCACTAAGTTATTTATGAATAAAGTTGAGTTTGTGTTATATACTTCTTAtttcttataaataacacttatgGTTTCGGTTAAACGAAAacaaagtataaatttaaaataatttaataaaaatataattttaaacatgtaAAAACATGATTACAATAATAACTAGAATATTATGCAGTGCAATAAACATAGTCATAGCGTGGATAACTGCCTACAACTCATTGACTCACAAGCACCAAGAACACGCCAGCGTGGATTCTAATTAAGCATTCTGTGGGGCCAcaaattttgaattccgatcTAAGTGTACAATCAAAAAGTCGAAATTTGAATGTAC
This genomic interval from Cydia splendana chromosome 4, ilCydSple1.2, whole genome shotgun sequence contains the following:
- the LOC134790192 gene encoding uncharacterized protein LOC134790192; its protein translation is MGDIVEITTWPKHLNAFYKITSNALAFEVKAAGNAALGLSRKPANNCDFWIVLGEGQRCFIKKMSSRHCESASTPGILSADEYHKFWLTWCNGCVRLGRDGYSDPIVSCINDVHDMKYVTFSVVEQRNPVQWRFEIPPSIEKTKFKPITGSELQWVTYEPGRDLPEELLVGGFEKENLYIARAKHRGSLTPGKYVRSLGKAYIPWGGQSTEKPEFELLCGFDGFWVPTCDDKIPVGAFIAGYSEDNLERLYIGRALYEGHLIPGKVAPSHKVCYIPYEGREISMKKFEILVSPKENDRCVNKIFVSDRVSYVQPDIEEYDVPDSDYSNETDEENVAF